The DNA segment ttaaacatataatttatttgtattaaatcagataaaaaataattagttgatattaacgaacttagaaactatttattaataataaaattaatttaaatatctataattttataatatttcaaataatatctaattttgaACCTTAATTAAATTGGTCTAtcacatttttaatttagttagcACCTCTataccaaatttaaaatgtgCTGTATTAAAAATGTATAGAGGAATGCATAAAGTAGTGACGGTGACAATAACCTAATCGATCATAATTTACACGTATCCTATTTAGTAAGTTTTAAGAATACGGACCAAATGGAGAATTGGCAATTTTTTAACCAAATAATATATATGACATTGTTGTGCTGCGTTGAGCCATGTAGAAAGTATAAGATAAGAAGTAGCATGGCGAAGACTTGCAATGTGATCTAGAATTTGTGTATACAGTGCCAGCTCTTAGAGGGAAGGATTATGGCAAGACAAAAATGCGATACCCAGACTATACTGAAACTGAATCAGGACTCCAATATAAGGTGATGTAGTAGTAGTAGTAGTTGTACATACTTTATTGGTTGATTAAGATGTTTTCTGTTATTaaagtttttattaatttatgtacATCAAGAATACAGGACTTGCGACCGGGGAATGGCCCCAAACCCAAGATGGGAGAGACCGTAGTGGTAAGGCACTGAGACGTTTtggcatttttttattttaattttttgttacaGTTGATTGGTTAGAAATTTGAAGTCTTATATAGCCTGTTATGAAAAGGTTATAACACTCAGCGTCAAAATTGCTTTGGTGCTCTAGAGTCTAGAGATAGCAAACTTTCTTGGTTCACTGAAATGATTTCATTTGTATGGGATAGCTTTTTGGCAGATTTGACAACTTAATTGAATAACTCATTTCTTCAAGTGTAGTTtgcttaaaaaattattgagttCAAAAAATATGgatagaaaaaatgaaaaaatagtgTTTGATTAGTTTTGAATGGCAAGATTTACAACTGAACACCCTGCAATTATTTTTGCAACTGCAAGGGATCCACATATTTTAAACAGTTGTTCTCCCttctaattaaaataattgaaacaaCTTTGGGCTTTCAATTCCATCCAGGTTGATTGGGATGGCTACACCATAGGTTATTATGGCCGCATATTTGAAGCACGGAATAAAACCAAGGGCGGTTCCTTTGAGGTATGAAATTTGCATTTTATAAATCAATACTGTAGGTTTGATTGATTATTACACACCTATTCTGCTATTTTTCTATCATGCAGGGTGATGACAAAGACTTCTTCAGATTCAAAATAGGTTATAATGAGGTGAGAGACCTCATCATTTAATGATTAAACTAGTGTTCCTTGCAACTTTAGTAGGATCTTTGTTATACATTTTGAATACTATATCATGAACAATGTTTACGTTTTTTTGCTTCTATGTATGGACCCAGTGATGCAGGATGTGCTAGGGTCATAATTAAATTGCTATTTCTTATGTGAACTAGTTTTATACTTGACATTCTTTTTAGTAATTTTGTATTCCAACCGTTGGAAATGGGGTTTAGGATTTTCTCCCAAGTAACTGATATAATGTAAAAGAAAGATCTTTATTGAAACCCCTTTTTGCAAATGAGTATCAGCTCCTTGTGTTTCTGTTGTTTTGGAACTCTTTTGTCCATGTACTACACTTCCACAACATCCTGTAATGGCATTATTTGGTTCCACTCTTATAACAAAATTATGAGTGATATAATATGTTTTTTCACCAGACCACAAGGTGCTCCCGTGCCATATGACTGTAGGACTAAATCCTTGTTGGGCATTGGCTTCCCCTGTTCACAAGATCCTTTCAGTGGGTGCCATATAACTTGTTTTTgtatacctttttttttcaaatgaattCATCATAATTGTTAATTCACTATAATTACCCAGTCCCTTATCAAAGCAAATAGATCCTTGGTTGAAAAAATAATTCCTTGTCTGCCTTGAAATGTTTCTTAGTTATATCCTCTACATGAATTACTACCAGATGTAATGCTTTCatgtaaaccctaaaccctaaactactTGATGTAATTTCACTTTGAAATTGCCAATAGACATTACTACCAGATGCTGAGATTCGAGAATATTAAGTGCTCAATTGTGCCCTATTTTTTGGGTTCTGCATCTCTCGTTTTGTAGACAGTCCTCTTACGTACTTTGAATGTTCAGGTAATACCTGCTTTTGAAGAGGCTGTTTCGGGCATGGCTCTTGGGGGCATTAGAAGGTGCTGCGTCTAATTGCTAGAAATATTTGATGCATTCTAGAGTTGTTTTATGAACAAGTTCTTTCCTGCCATTACAATAGCCTGAACTTTATTTCTTTTGCGAAGAATAGTATTTTGAAGTACGTCTAATTGGAAAATAGCACCATGCATATCACGCCTACAATTAGCAGTTGCAAGTTCATTAAGTGTAATCTTATTTTATTGAGTTGCAACTTTGTCGATTCTAACTCTAAATTTGCGGAACATCCTGAGTTTCATTTGCTGAATTGAAATCATGAATCAGTGGAAATATTTAGTTTAGAATCTTCtatttaaatcattttaatcCATCAAAAAATCTGAACACGAAAGAAAATGTAGCCAAAATGTATTTTGGGTAATTTTTTGTGCGGAAGTAAATGTACAGGGAGAAAGATGCAAATTTCATTATGTTTGTGGATGTAGGATAATTGTGCCCCCAGAAATTGGATATCCTGAGAATGATTTCAACAGGGGTGCCCCAAGACCAACAACATTCTCGGTAAGAAGTGAATGTTTATGTTCATCCACTATCTGAATGGATTATGAGCAAGATGTAATGCAAATATATTTTACAGGGCCAACGAGCCTTGGATTTTGTGTTGAGGAATCAAGGGTTgatagacaagactctcttgtTTGATATTGAGCTGTTGAAGATTGTTCCGAATTGATTGTCCAAATTCTAAATTGACTCTCAAATATTATCGTCAGAACAGTGAGGTTAGTTTCCCTGTCTTGAGCAAGAAGAGTCTCAATTGACTTCAATTTTTAATGCCTTATTGCTAATTGTAGTAACGTTGTAGGTCTACCAATCTACAGAGGATGCATGGAAACCACTGTTCTGGCCTCGGGAATAGATGCTATGAGTTGTAAGTATATTGTGGTCCTGGTTGTTGGTGTCAACAGCAATAGTAACATATGAAGCATACAAAGTAATTCTTCCCCAACTATTGCAAAGTTAAATATACCGTATGGTACTGTAAGTACATGGAATGGATCATCATATGATCAAATACAAATTAGAAGTGGTTTGCATAAAAGGATTGCATGACTGCAAAACAATAGCTGTCGTGATGGCTACTACAACTTTTATTTATCCGTTTCTTTAATGttcataaaattataatatataagtgaatataattttttattttaatatatcgGTTCTGAAAGGTTGAGTTATATTTTGAAgcttatttcttaaaatatctTTTGGAACATATTATAATAAAGCTAATTGGGTCTAAATTGTCATTTGCTATAGGTTCCTTCTCAATTCTTGATGTTTTTTTGTCTGTTTAAGGAAATGTATTAAAGGTTTCAAAGGGtgtaaaaatatgattaattataatatatatggaGAACTAAACACTATCTAACAATAATTAacttttttgttgttgtggAATTGGTATAAATTGTTGATATTGCAGTCTCCCTGCTACTTGGAATGTCCCTTTCGTGTCCCGTCATCCTCTACTCCATTCTGTGTGCCTTATACAATTTTAGAAGAGGTTATTGGAAGGATGTGTAATCAATTCTGTGTATACTTATAACTTATGAGACTCTTTAAAATGTATGTGTGTCCATAGTAGATTAGTagagtatttaatttaaaaattatttattagattttaaataattttaacacagttttaatataatttaaaataaatacattattttttaaaaacttaaatttatagtataaatttttattataattataaagatttttttaatcatatgaaaaaatattttttttcagaaaaactGAAACGTACATATAAatctttataaataatttataattatataatatatgaagATGTGTTCTACGTATATTTGTGTCAAAGaccaaaaatcaaaatataaaaaatctaaaagagTTTACACACGAAAAACTGAACCCTAGATTAATTTTACATCAAAGGTTTTAACGTAGTTATAATCGTATCAACTCATTAACATAACCATTCtaaaaaataaggaaatacACATTaacaaatttgtttattttaaaacatgtaAAAATAACTCGTTAAGATTAGTCTAATTTTGAATtcaatttataaagaaaaaatgagtAAAAATTGTAAGGAATCGGTAAGATCGAGAAtggtaatatatataaaaatatgtaaacagATTGAaggataatatttattatttttatttatttattttcattatttggaggataatatttttaattttctgaagCATGGCTCCAAAATTTACGTGGTTCTGCTCGTGCACGGTAACGTTACTCAATTCGTCTTTTCCAACAAATTGTGATTAAGTATTCAAAAACGACACCGACATTTGGATTTTGTGATTGCATTTGGTGAATCTACatcaaatataattaaacaaAGTGATTGGACAATGTTTTGAAAACTAATAAAATCATAACATTTTGACCtttctttaaataaatgtttaaacAAATTAGGGTTTGAGAACTCATATGGATCAAAATAAGTCTCTAAACTATATAAATTTTTACAAattattcttcttttttaaaTCTATAACTTTTGTCTTTCCTAATCCTTTAACAAGAgcaaattacaaaaatatattaacttgTTATTTTTATGCATAATAGTGACAtcaaaatttagatttaataaaatattacataaactATACAAAAATTTCATTTGCTAAATTGATCCCACTATATATCAAAATACATTAACTAAGCAGTACATATTGATGAAATATTTGTAGTATTTTTACGAAAACTTATTATACATATAAATACACATTAAATAATGGCATTTTTATTGTCAAAAATTGTAATATAGACTATTAGAATGGTCAAACTAAAGtggattttaattatataaaataaacctTCAGTCTATAGAGAGAGAAAATGTCAAATTATATTAAGGGCATATGTAGTAGTTGTTAAACCATCCAATGATTTTCAATTATAAGTTATTAACAAAGAGCAATGATCTacttatcattatttttatctaattctttttattagtaaagaataaaaaaattaaacaaaatatttatgggatgaaaacaaaaaaaaatcttatgaaatgatcatatattattaatatatccTCGATTTATAGCCCAACCTTCATAGCAtttatatcattatttttttaaccatAGAAAAATCAAAGAGAACCCATTGCACATAATTATTGTGATATAAAGATGATCTCATATAACGATTAAAATCCTCTCTATGAAATTATATCGGACTTTTAACTTATGTTCATCTTGTTTTTAACGAATTAATCTTGTTTTCAACGGATTAAATCTCCTCCAAAGTGATTCATATTGAGAGTCGTCTCCATAACAAATTTTTTCCCAAATCTTTCAAGCATTATAACAATtgtatcaaaatatatatacaacACTACATGCAGTGAAAACAAGAAGATCCCTAATAATTAAAACTCCTCAACTTAACactaataaatcaaaattaacttttatttaataattttttttattataagataATTAATAGAAGTTATAAATCTAATCATTCCATTATTACTGGAGAAAGAAGTTTTTCACACCTTTAATCAAAATCAAATCTACATGGTGATGGTGTTTGAGATACCATGAATCAAATTGGTGATGGTGTTTGAGATACCATGAATCATATGAACAAATCATGATCATAAAATGTGTTAAATTTCCAAATGGAAAGTTGTTGAAGCCTATAATACGATCGAATATTAATGCAGTTATGTGTGGTGCATCAAGTGAAGACACCAGAGTGAGTTTTTTTAAGGGAATTAGGGGCTTAAACTTCAAAGACAGCAAAGAACAAGAAAAATGTCAGAAATTATGAAACAAAAAGTATATATTGTTTCGTAAACTTCAACAATTGAAGTCGCATTAATTGGTAGCTGCATGCAGCTAGCCACCATGTGTGTGAGCTTCAGACAAAACTCTTTGGCACAGTTGTTAATCTCCTGTGACAGTGtaatgttatcatattattattattatttcatattcGACAGCTACTTACACAAAAACCATCATCCTCTTAATATACGTACAACTCCTTAAAAACCAAATACCTTAAATACTCagaaaaactaataattaatcatatattCTCTGAACAATACTCTTTGGGAAAGGGGTTGTTGAATTGTTCCTTATGCATTTGTCATGAGAATTACAAAAATGAGTCTGGGAGTATAATTCCGCATAACGAATTTTTAGTTGCTCTCTAGTACTTAAGTcagtaaaaacataaaaatggtATTTTTAATCATATAAGAGTATGACATAATAATATTGTACTTTGGAAcgaatatttataaattaatcagGTGGTATCATCTGAGTGGACCATTATGAGTAATTTAGATTAATCACataattgttatttattatttcataaataacTGTTCATTGTTTAAGCTCATTGATTAGGTTCTTTTACTCATGATGGTCATCGATGACAATAAAGACTCGATTACCATCTTCCGAACTCTTTAGCATTCtcaatttatacatatttttattttaatcctagacttatttttatagttttagaaagggattactattattatttaccATTCACtgattactttaaaaaaaatatttatgaagacTAAAATCAGTATATTCctttaaaatagtaaaattaaaatgtatcGCAATTTGCCCTGACTAAAAACATGTTTTGAGgaagatttaaaaatattttaactttttaaaactttgcaatattatgaaaaatatcaGGGGTGGGTTGATAACAAAACAATAATTTGACTGAGTTATCAGAATTCATTTGTAAGTTTAGAAATTGCACTTAGTGTGGCCACAAAAACAAAGAATTGTTCTTAAAAGGCAGATATGAAGCAGAGGATGTGTCCATCTGAGTTTCGTCAACGACGTTATAGGGTTCGATTATTACGTAAatcacaatatatatatatatataagcaaTGTCGTGTAATTTGTCGTTAGAATCAATCAACGTATTCGAGATATATCAGTTTTGAAGTTTTTGAGTTCTATAacgattttatctttaaaaatacatcgataaattaagagaaaaaatatatttaaactatCATTGATTTCAACTCTTTAATACAATGTGAGATTATATTTATTGAACGAAAATGCAATATTTGTTTTATGAATAGAATATGAACATTTATAATAGTTAAAGTTACATTCGGTGGAGTATATTTGTTTGGGTGAATAAAATTGTGGACGTTAAGGTGATGAATGGAAATTATCTTCTTTAAAGAAGGGAGCATTGTCGTTTATGTATGGCAACTACCTAAAAGTAAAGGACCCGTGAGAGCCATTAAAGAAGataaataacacaaaattgTCGTTTATATATGGTCATATATAACTAAGGACGAGGTGTTGCCTCCTCAGAGGAAAAGCTCTATGCACGTTTTAAATTATGGCGTCTTTCAAACTCCATACACTTAATCTTGCAAATTTTGTCtttaattatatgttattaTCTCTGATGTTCGGACACACCTTTTAAATAGTGTGTTTGTGTCAGACACACATATTCAACACTGATACTCGTACGACACTGGTAAGATATATATCGGTGAAgtgtacaatttaaaaaatatttattgaatttctgaTAATTAtaacacggttctaacacactattaaaaaaaagaaatatattaattttttaaaaacttaaatttattgtataaatttttattatgattataaaaataaggaacaaatcattttaaatcaGTCATGAGAAACATCTgctaaaaaaaactgaaacatatatgtgcatataaatctttattgtcaatttatataatccataattaaatgatatataaatCTTTGTTTCcgtgatattttaaaaattatacatatctcCGTATCTGTATCGTATCAGTATTGTGTGAGTGGACACGCTACATAAGTCAATAATATATCAcatatatagttttttaaaatctcGTAATTTTTGGAAAGAGAAAATCTTTATGTCTTCCAAAAGTTGAACAAAACGTGATGGGAAAAATctagaaatataaataaattatggtTGAGGGGAGATAAGTTAACCTTATTTTCAAAAGAATCTAAATAATGACAATATAGAAGTATTAAAAACATCTTTTTACACTGTTGCTTTACCGTGAtgatgttttaaattatttacatCACTGACGTTACCATTATCGGATGAAATAATACTCAGTCAAtatataaaatactaaaattataaagaattattttttatatattaatttatatatatatatgcaaagAAAATTGAAGTAACCAAGACTTTCTTACATTCGACAAAGCTCCCTCGCTGCTTGAAACTAAATTGATTTTGTTGGTTGTGCAAATCATCTATAATTGTTATAGCTTATTATATACAAGCTTAAGGAGATGGCAAAGAACTCCATGAAAAGAGATGTCTTTAAGTGTTAaagacactttttttttaagtaacaCATGTACTTTGgtaaaattttaagaattataaAACTATGTGTTCGTACAAAGTATTCTTGTTGGAACGGAGTGTTCATCATTTGTTACGGGTTCTTGGTTTTCGACCTTCTGTTTTCAATCTTCAATCTTGTTATCACTTTGGTCTTTTGGGTAGGAGTATTTGCGATAACACTTTGATGTTCAAGTCAATTTTAAGGATAGGAGTGTCGAAAGTTCTAGGATTAGAGTTTTATTACTATATCCTTGAGGGATGACTTCTTATCTATAGGTATAATATGTCATGTACTAATACcgcataatatttatttaatggtGATACTTAATTAATCTGAGATGTGGGACAACATGATTGAGAAACCCACTGATCGAGTGTTTACGTGTACACGGGTATTCGACCTCTTAAAgttaatcaataataaaaaagtatatttaacaTTTCTTGAAATCTTCCAAGTTGTCCTCAACTATCAAGTTTGTGAGTgtaatcttatattttttttactcttttaaacaaacaaatttaaatattgaaatattttgCCTTCTTTCATGAGAATGTGATTCTTTTAGAGGATTAATGTAATTGTATTATGTTGTGTCCATGTCTCCTGTTTCGTCTATGTCAATCTAGTTGATATGTAGTATGTCTTGGATTTCTAGTTAGTTGGGTATTAAAAAGTTTAACCTAGGTTTTTCTGTATAAAAGTTGAGACACCTGAAGTgtcttgttttattttatttattttttgttgataaagaaaatgaattaCTTTCGTGTGCCTTtgttttaagaataaaaagGAATTGAGCAAtgaatgatgaataaaaaattgaaattcatTAAAAAGGGTAGCAATAACTAAAACAATTGTAATCCCCTCAATTTCCATGGCACAATGCAATGGATGGACAAAAGAAAAAACCAAACATTCTTGAACTCTATACATTTAcacataataaatttataaaaataaaaattgcagacgAACAAGTAGGGAAAGAAGACAAATGAAGAGTGTTCCACCAAAGCAAGTGAGACCAAGAGTACCACAAACCAAACCACTGAACTCCATTAAGCTTATTAACTCTTTGCTTCCTTTGGTTTTGTGGTTAGAAAGTGAGACATAGTTCCAACCATTTTGAGATTTGCAACACCTTTCCAATCTTTCCTTCACCTTCACCATCTCTATCCTCTTCTTCAGAACATTCAAATTCGCATCTATGTTGATCGATCTCTCTgatcattcatcatcatcattatcagtatcattatcatcatcatcgtTATCATTAGTATCAATATCAtaggattattattattattccaaATGAGATTACTAACCATAAGaaccaaaagaaaagaaaaaaaagaagaaaaagatagtGAGATTATTACCTTCATCTTGATAGTTTTGAACTTTGATCACTAGATGTGTATTGTTTCTCTTGAGATATGACCTTCTTGgttgaagagaaaagaaagaagggAGAGAAGCAGCCATGTGAGTTTGGTAGAATAAAGAAAAATGGTGGAAGGTATTTATGGATTTGTTAGGGTTGTAGGTACCCTTTTAGTTCTCTTATAGGACACTAGAAAAGGGTGTTTTAGGGGTCAAGAATGAAGGTGCAATGGCATGCTTTGAGGAAAATGAtttgatttataatataataagagagataaaaaaataaaaaaatgcatattGAACTAGGTAACGCGTACGTGAAGAGGAAAGGGTGTGGGAAAAGTCATGCTTGCAATTAATAAATGCTAATCACACCTTCACTTTGGTGTTATCTATTCATGGATTAGTTCAAGTGACCGGCTTAATTAACTaatcatttttgttttcttctctcAACACATTACCCATGCATGcacacttttatttttcattcaattatataattaacCAATTCTATATCCTATGTTTCATatctttcataatatatatcatgcaaagtatttattttgaaacatatgtgtattttaaatatttattattatgattttttaccATATGAACTAAGAAATGAAGCTCCATGCttattttatcagcaaagaattaaataaataaaacagagCATTCAGGATGCtcaaacccttatacaaaatctATACGACGTTCCTACTTTATCATAAACATTTCACCGGCTAAACTTTAAGTTTTTCCACCTAAGTCCTTCAACAAAATaaacacaacaaaaaaaaagagaacTATTCAATATTATCGCATGCATTAGCTATATGAAGTTTAAATTCTTaggacaaaacaaaataaaaaaaatcaacaaactgATCCAAATTGtaataaacaaaatttcaaatttagttAATGTGTAATATTTGTCATTCTTCAATCTATCAGGTCGACCTTTGCGCTAAATGCATTTATCGAAccattcttcttttcttttcctctgGTGTCGACCTTTGCGCTAAATGCATTTATCGAAtcattcttcttttcttttcctctgGTGTGTATGAATTTTGTAATATCTTGCACCAGTCTATACACGTTTCATTCATCTTACTcccttaaaaaaattgtatttttatgaaaatacaGTGCTTGACTTGACACATTCAACATTATTCTACATTAGTTTTGACAATAGTCTTGAGAGATTTCATGAGTTTACAATACATATTTGGCAAGCTGTATTCCTTGAAAATAATACTTTGAATACAATTTGTGTATGTTTTTTTGTGTGGATTTGTCTGTCATGTTTCAATCGGCATTAGTTTTACCAAGTCCAATTTGTACCACGTTCtctataacaaaaaaaaaaatgtatccCATTTACTAAGGTAGTACTCATCTAAACTATTCTcaacatttttttccttttaagaaaatatgcatattttttttgtgataTTTTGGATTGAAACCATTGATTAATTTATCACATAGTTATtcaaattaatcaatatataatttataatatagcATTTATTCAACTATAATATGATACTATTGTGTCACTGGCGCCGCTGCAAAAGAAGAGAGAGATCACTTTgtgaaaaaaacttttatttttaaaaattcatacgcaaaaatattatatttattatgaaaaacttattttagaatatatttcATGCATTCTGGAAATTCTATCCCAGAAATTGAGTTTTGGAAatcatttttcataaattacGTTTCAAAAATCCaggtttgaaaattttataaattcctTTTAAAAATTCTAGAGAGTGTGTCTtggaaaaatttaaaaataaacaacccGAAAGTCAatttaaagaagaataaaatgattattttctaaaaattttgGGGTGCATTAAGAAATTATAGGAGTACAAGTAGCCGCGACCATAAGTTAGTAGAATAAGATTTATTCAATAA comes from the Phaseolus vulgaris cultivar G19833 chromosome 8, P. vulgaris v2.0, whole genome shotgun sequence genome and includes:
- the LOC137826107 gene encoding peptidyl-prolyl cis-trans isomerase FKBP19, chloroplastic isoform X1, with the protein product MEAINLKNETSSTHHNSIPNKPQFLHFLQHSSMVMASILSLSLSVPNSQSLDPNKISHSSSSAGRSNTRSESCCSAPSFQRRNIFLSSVAIVAGTLCSTSVHQIALAAEFADMPALRGKDYGKTKMRYPDYTETESGLQYKDLRPGNGPKPKMGETVVVDWDGYTIGYYGRIFEARNKTKGGSFEGDDKDFFRFKIGYNEVIPAFEEAVSGMALGGIRRIIVPPEIGYPENDFNRGAPRPTTFSGQRALDFVLRNQGLIDKTLLFDIELLKIVPN
- the LOC137826107 gene encoding peptidyl-prolyl cis-trans isomerase FKBP19, chloroplastic isoform X2 is translated as MEAINLKNETSSTHHNSIPNKPQFLHFLQHSSMVMASILSLSLSVPNSQSLDPNKISHSSSSGRSNTRSESCCSAPSFQRRNIFLSSVAIVAGTLCSTSVHQIALAAEFADMPALRGKDYGKTKMRYPDYTETESGLQYKDLRPGNGPKPKMGETVVVDWDGYTIGYYGRIFEARNKTKGGSFEGDDKDFFRFKIGYNEVIPAFEEAVSGMALGGIRRIIVPPEIGYPENDFNRGAPRPTTFSGQRALDFVLRNQGLIDKTLLFDIELLKIVPN